DNA sequence from the Siniperca chuatsi isolate FFG_IHB_CAS linkage group LG3, ASM2008510v1, whole genome shotgun sequence genome:
aaagtgcAGGGATTTGACTGACAAAATACGAGCCTGATCAGCGCTCTTGCAAAACAACATTGTTCATAAGCAAGATTTATTCTTCTACAgtggcagtaaacacaacacatgggcCTGCCGATAAATGTGCTATATTCAGAGCTTAAAGGTTTCCTGTGGGGTTTTAGACTTCTAGTAGCGTAGCGTATTTATGTCTTTCATAGTGTACATCGGCAGATTTCTCAGTTATTCTCCTCTCATCCCAGTAATGTGCCTATCACATAGCTACAAATCTtgaaaaactgtcaaactgaatgaAGCGCTTTCTTAAGCTTCAGTACCATTTGAATCTTCGGACGTCATCAGTCACGTGTTACTCTTCATTTGACACAAGCTCCGGCACAATATATTGAAACAGTCCATTTCACAGGAGTGAAACAAGCTTCGGAGCTTCGTTTTCGTCCGCCCATCACTAGTTATAATCGAATAATCTGTAGTTGGGATTCTGTGTACTGTAGTTAGCCAGgaattaaagggtcagttcactcaAGTTAGTTCTTTGTGACCATGCACAGAGTTTCAGTGTTGttcatatgttgtttttatttaattctcaTTTCTGGCATCGCTGCTCTTATTTCCCTGCTTTGTAGTGGCAAGCCTCCAACTTGATTGGCATTACTGGCCTTGCCCATATGACACACCCACCGCTGAAACTGAAACCCAATAAAATTGaacaaagaaataatttaattaaatccattgtaaaagataataaaaaagaaacactactaaaaatattatttcaagCAAAAGCAGAAATTTAAGTACACACAGGTCACAGATGATGATGTACAACATATTATTTGTGTGAATTTTGATTTGAATGTGGATAatcattttattactttaatataatgtatctgtgttttatgttttaggtCAAATGCAAAAGCCTTTTGAAGATGCCTCCTTTGCTCTCAAAGTGGGAGACATGAGTGGTCCTGTTTTTACTGACTCTGGAGTCCACATCATCCTACGTACTGGTTGAAAGGAAGAagccacatactgtacttttctCTTACAtcttcatacacaaacacacaaccacacgcacacacacagtccaacCTAACCACacttgtgatttattttaatgacacacacaacaacaaagctTATGGGCTGAATCGCATTATTTTAAGTGGGATCATTTAGTTCCAAGCACTATTGAACATGTATGAATAATTTCATCAAACTGAACATCAAGGAGTATTGCAGATTATTCCTGTAAGACCTCAAGCTTTTATTAACCATGGCAATGccattatataaaaacatgagTGCCTGTGACTGTTGAAGTGAGTGCACCgtgaaaacatttcacacaagTTTGAGAATGCGTTTGTAAAAGCTTGTGTATTGTATGTGCATGTCTTCAAAAGgaccatttactgtatgttctttCTGTAAACTTTTCCATTTCTACTGTATGGTTGCCAAAGCAGTTTCTCTATCTGTATTATTGTTTTGGATAATGGATTCAAAAGATGTTTAAAATACTTTCTAGCCATTGCAGACCCCTGCAGTTCGACAAAGCACAGTTATTCTGAGTTCTCTACATTTAAGCATTGATTGAAAGTTTTTGTTCCTTGCAGATATTCAGTAACATAGaatcatttgttttcataatcCACATAAtcccccccccaacccccctGTAGGATATGCAAAGATGGCACAGTTGAAAACTTCCAGGTTTTAACAATCAgctctgctgcttttaaaagcATCAAAGTTCAGATGAACTGTTACACTGTTGTCtctttggagtttttctttcatcaattaaaaaatctctttttttgtaaGTCTCTTGTTTTACTTAGTTCCTCTGTTTTTGGAGTTTCTCTTTATCAGAGTACATTGAGCATTACCACAGATCTGAGGGCAGGAGGGGCAAGGTTTTATTTGGAACAGAATGAAACCATGGACACGCTTATTATGAAAATGGTGCTGATTAATGGTGTCAGCAAACCTGCAGCTTAAAGTGCTTTATGTGGAATACACAGAagcatcaacatgaatattaataatatagtataataaagTCAGTTTTGATTAATGTTATCCTTGCATCACCAGGCAAAATGATcagtagaaaaaaaatagaatacaaaaaataatttggacTTAGACCgaacatacagtaaattgtaTATAAAAAAGAGGAGCATGTTACATTAAGGGAGATGTTGGAGAATGATCAAGAGAATTTTGGCACAACCTGTTTGCTGTGTAATTTCAGTTGAAGGAAATAAAGTCAAGTGATTTGTCTGTAAGTCATTTTCTCCGACACCCATCATTTTTCCATTCCAAAGAGagcttgatctcaatgagattacctgattaaataaaggtttgtgtttacattttactgGGTGAGACCAAAGCCATTTTTCCTGCCTCGgctggacaataaagtttattctaTTCTATGGTGTTCATCCCTTCAAAATCTTACAACATTCACAATTAGTAATATAATTCACTTTCAATACATTAACTATTTGCTGTTTAAGAGAATCAACACTGGAGCCATAATACACACAACAGCTTCacaaagtcacttcagctagtttaattctgtttaaagGAGTGAGACCAATCACACACTTGTTTCATCATCACAACGTATGCAGTATTTCAATAATTGCAAACTCAAAGTTCTGCCATTTGTCTTCCATTCAATGGATTTGAACAAAACTTGAATGTTCAGAGGATAGCACAGTGAGTTTGAATAGGATTAAAAGGCATCTTTAGTTATGAGCAAATATGTGATAGGCCACGCCCACTTGCACCAGTcaatatcaatcaatcaaactttatttctatagcaccttccaacaactgaaactgaaccaaagtgctgtacgtATGGCACTTCAGATTTtggttaaaggtggggtatgcaattctggagaaatccaataccatgacaaataccatgatatagagcgaatgacacagcaagtaatgtaactaatgttagctaggttgtgggttagcaaactgcccctacagttgctgctacAAAGCAAACAGCCAGAAAGGATGAgatgtttcccagagccagcacaccagctccagacagcgatactcacaactctcctgctactatagcaaacatcacaacaacattATATCTTTGATagaatcaaaatcaaaaaagtagatgccactttactgtttttcatgtCATGCAAATTAGCAGAAAATCCATCATGGTGGACTTTTACGGTCCATGAGActttttttgtagagcacattgagcagGACTTGTGTCCCCAATTTCAAGTCAATCAAACTTAAGGTGTGAGGGGGGCGTGGCCTTTCCAAAAttggccttaattacagcgccaccatctggccgattgggctcatgTTTCTTGGGAAGCACTTGCACATAATTTCCAGTTATTGATCCAGGTTTCATGTTTCTAGCTCGTTCCAGCTCACGACAATTTAAGGCTGCAGCAGTCAAATAATAAActggcacaaacacaacaggGTTCTACCCCTTTGGGGTTAAACTTAATAGGGTTctaacttcttcttctttgaaatTCAGCGAGAGAATtctcagaaaacacaaaacagcatttcaaaacaGAAAGGCATAAGACATGAACTTGATGGTGATACAAAACATCTATTTCCACAGACATGTTTCCACAGTCTGGGGCCAAGGCCTCATCCCGGAAATTACAACTGCAGAagcagggagagaaggaaaaacacaagttaataaatgataaaaataaaggtTTGTGCTATTTTACCTTCACAACACATgctatgtttttttgttgatgaaCATGCACCTGTTTGTAACAAAGAGTGATATTCAAATATTCAAGTATAATCTTGTGCCTCTTCCCTGGACGTACATGGAGACAAGCAATAAATAATCCTTTGGAATAAGAGACAACGACAGGTATTGTGTCTGAGTTTTCAATTACTTCTCATCTTACCCTAACAAGATGCAACAGGTTTTCCGTCAGGGTGggaaattaattttttaaaatctgaacaTCTACCAGCCGCCTACACATAGCCTATATATTCAGATTCACCAGCCACTCAAtagtaaatcattattttgtgtctgaaatCTACCAGACTCatattttaccagcatttggcTGGTGCTTATTTCCCAccctcttttctgtttgccatGACATTCTTAAGGATGGAACTGCCAAAGTATAAACATTTGGCGTCAACTAGGAAGTCAAATGATCAGATTGGCTCTATCAGTGGAATCACAGTTACGCCCACCATGCTGCGACAAAGGTTTACAGGTTTTTACAGGTTTACCCACGGTTGGTTGACAGTGGAGCTAGATTTTCAACAAACAACCCATAACCACGGCATCAGTCAACCAACTTAGCTGTTCTTCAGCCCATTACTGTCACTGGATCGTCCTTTGGTGagtcaaattatttaattttagtgGCATCACAGAAGTAGTAATGTTTTCCTGTAGGCACCTCTGCACTTATTGATTTCTTAATGTGTTGAACATAGCTGCTTCTGTCGTGGCCCTCCCTAAGCTGAGCCATTGTtaggatttttttctgtttgacacactgtgttttttgttgataaacATGCACCTGTTTGTAACGAAGAGTGATATTCAAATGTTCAATTATAATCTGCAATGTAAATAATTTCTCTTCAGTCTCGTGTCTCTACCGTGGACATACATGGAAGCTTTTGTTTACAAGCAATTATTAGTCCTTTGGAAAAAGAGACAACATATATTGGACCTAATGCATGAATCTTGCATGCACAGTTTGagggacagttcatcccaaaatcaaaaattcatatttttcctcttacctgtggtgctatttatccatctagattgttttggtgtgagttgcagagttttggagatatcagccataaagatgtgtgcatttttgtaatataatggaactagatggcactcggcttgtggtgctcaaagtggcaaaaaaatacatttgaaaaactcaacagcaatgtctctttccagacatcatgacccagttactcaagataatccacagatctgttgtgagcagtttcatgcagaaattattttctttctaccgatagttcctacatgaaactgttcaCAACAAATCTGTCCGTGGCGTCGAATTTCGATGTTTTGCCATTTGCAAGTTGATGTAATTtcaaatctgccccaaacttcacatgtttgattagagtcccagcctgaagacatctacatgccaatattcagtcatagtcatagttAGTCATAAATGACAGGTTGACCAGATCCACCTAAGAAATTGTACCTTAGACCTTGATGATGCTATATAACCCTCGCAACAAGTTCTTTAGCTGAACCTCACTGTCCTTAAAGTTTAATAGGTGCATTCATTTAGAACTGCAAACATGTGCGTCATAGGTGTCCAGGTAAACTGCCCGGCTACTAAAAGTGAATCCACaccttccagccaatcagaatggAGAATTCTTAGTAGCCATGCATTTGCAGCTCTTGTTACATTCATTAATAATCAGCTGAAATGATACTGACACTGTCCTtatctcctctctttgtctttctctgaagTATTTCAGTGTCTTTGACTCCAGCCATGCTCTCCTTCTCCGCCCCGCCCCTTTTCTACCTGAGTCTCCTCTTTCTGTCGTACCACTCCCCAGTTCTCTCCTGTTGGACTGGGAACTACAGCCAGTGTCAGTCCACTCCCTTTGTACCAGGCCACAACCTGGTGGGGGAGGGCTTTGATGTGGTCACCCTGCAGCGTTCAGGAGCCTACCTGATTGACGTGAAGACTTCCCTCACCCCAGCTGGCACCTGTACTCTCTGCTCCAACCCTCTTCAAGGCAACAGGCTTCAGAAAGTAATtaataagtaaagtaaaaaatggGTACATTTccatataaaattaaaattgttaCAGTTATCCCATTATATAAAGTGGGGGACCAATATCACTTTACTAATTACAGACCTGTGTCTGTACTTTCCCTGTTCTCTAAGGTATTGGAAAAACTCTTTATTGAAAGGTTAGACAATTTCATAGAAAAGTGTAAATTGTTGACTGACAGCCAATGTGGATTTAGAGCAAAAACTATTTGAGTTAATGGAAGAAATAACTAGTTGTATTGACAAAAAGAAGTATGCAGTGGGactatttattgatttaaaaaaaagcatttgatactattgatatttatatattactcTATAAATGGAAAGCTACAGTATTAGAGAGGTTGTGCTGAATTGGTTGAAAAGCTATAAGAAATAGGCAACACTTTGTGGAGATGGGTGACTATGAAGCAACATGTATTACGTGTGGTGTCCCACATGGGTCAGTATAAGGCctgaaattgtttattttgtgtataaatGACATATGGGATCAAGGATagtgaaatttgttttatttgcagatgacactaatatttgtttgttctgGGGAGAATGTTCAGCAGCTTTTGGAGGAGATCACGACTGAAATTAGTAAATTAAAAAGGTGGTTTGACACAAACAAATTATCATTACATTTGAACAAAGCCAAATTTATGCTGTCtggaaatcacaaaaaaacacacacatgtacaagtgATGATGGATCCTGTTAGAAAGAGTATATGTTTAAGAAGatgtacaaacaaatacattttgaggggTACAGGGATGAGGAAGGGGCCTTGTTGGTCTCAAGAATGTGACCCTTGTTGATGCTCGTTTTGATTTGTGTTGTTCTTATTATTTGCTCTTGctgtgttttgaatgttttacttttgtttgatttgattgagATGTGATATGTGAACACTGGGGCGGAAAGCTGTAATATTCATGTTTAACACAAAGTTAATGAAATATCAAAAAAAGGGGGGTAGGACTACTCCTTTTCGGACatgaatttttatttatgtttattgtgaGTTTGCTGTACGTTTGCTGCTAATTCTATTGGttattcttgtttgttttttcttccttatatattttttttattttttacatgttcaatataaaaaatctaatctaaCAGTTGCACATACCTTGTTTGCATGTTAACCATGGTGTTTCTCTCCTTCATTTTCAGCTTCCAGTCTCTGCAGTGGACTGGCGTGTGGATAGCCAATGCGATACTGGCCTCCACTCAGATGTACACTCCTCTGTTAGGTATTGTATTACACAGCATGATATAACAGGAATGGGTTATATTATCCATTTTCATATTATAAGTATGTCATTCCAGTTCCTCAGTAAAGGAAAATACTCGGGAATATGCATCAATCTTTACTAAAGCTAAAAGCAACCAGTCACAGACTTGGATTCTGATTATCTCATCCAATCGGTGTGTCAGCATGACATCTGGCATAAGAGTGAGGTTTAAATATTGCTGTGTCCCTGTTAGCCATGCAAGaagatatgattttattttcatgtgataGTACAACTCTCAACACTATCTTGTTGCATCTCAAATTCAGTCAGTCACTCACAAgtccaaatgttttttgtctccTTGGTAACTTGTGGAAATGGTGCAGTTTTACAGATGCAGCCTAAAATGTACTACACACAATATCCTAAAAATGGGTGTCATTCCCCTTTAATGAGCATTTGAACTATATGTATTCCTAATCCTAAATTGTCCTTATTTATCGTTTTAATTACAGCTGCTTCCATTcttattttgtgttcatttgtaaaaacaaactttaacagACTAAAAAAGCTGCAAAATGACCTTCGAAATGAAAGAGcctaaatgatgatgattatttgCTGTAAATTGTGTCCACAGCTCATTGATTGACTCTTACACCTCCCAGGACAGTAAAGACTGGAAGGTAGGAAACATCTCACAGCTATTATTTTTAcctttgtattatttattattattacattagaTGTATGTATAGATGTATGattattttgcttattttaccATTGGAGTGCCACCTTTTTCCTGAATTTGTTTtggagaaacaaacacattgcagTAAATAAAATCCTTAGACCGCAAGTTCTGATCAAAAGGCCTAATATGAGTTTTATggctcattatttttgttttgaatctaTTGTCATTAATGTGAGTCCTTAATGCTAAAAGAACAAGAACCAGTATATTCAGTCAAAAGTATTTGCAAATGTAagggttttttaaataaatggttATATTTAATGCACTATATCATGTTGATTTTGGGTGAACATCAAGCAGTTgaagagtttttcttttttatttattttatcaggtTGGCTTAAATTTAGATAAGTTTGTGTCGGCCAACCTGGAGGTGGGAGGAACACGGTCTGATGTATATAAATTTGCTACAGCAAGGACCAGAGAGGACCGCTACTCCTTCAGCACTCACAGGGTCACCTGCAGCCATTACAGGTAGGGTGTGAAGATCCCTGCATCACCGCAGAAGATTTTTCATTCAAGTTTGTTAAGATAATTTCAGTTAAGATAATTTGCcattgtgtctctttgtgtctaGTTACAGTGTGTCAGGCAGCCCGCCCCTCAGCTCCGAGTTCAAGGAGGATTTGGCCAGACTGCCAAGTCTCTACAACTCCTACACCAGGGCTCAGTACAGTGAGCTCATACATACCTATGGCACACACTACATCTGCCaggttaaaacacacacacaccattttaatttccttttttcacaaataaaaaacacctaTTTTCCCAACAACATTGTACTTCATTTTAGGTTCGCCTTGGGGGGCAAATCAGACGAGTCACAGCTATACGTGCCTGTTTGTCCTCACTGAATGGGTTCTCCGCATATGAGGTACACGTAGCACACGTGCCTGTACAGTGTTCACAATAACCAAAATGCATCTTTTTATACACATTCCATATGCacagacaaaaatgttgttACACTGCTTTGAAAGAGTCAgaatgaatatatttttgaattaaGCACAAATGAAGAAacagtaatgtactgtatatcatttgTACGCTGTTATTTTCCAAACCCCATAAACtacttttgttttatgtttccaTTCTTTGTTCAAGTTTTAATGTTCCtgtatttagttatttaataaatgaatcaaGTTTAGGCAAACAACCCGAGTGGTGctgcacactgcaaaaaaaaatttaagtaaGTGTAAAGAttttagatttatatttaaaatctaaaagtaAATGTCACTTGCCTTGTCTTAATTAGAAATTTGTATCTATCAACTTTGGGTAATCCATGCTTAGATAGAGGTGACAATTCTGTTACAGATcatgtttctttcaaaacatattcCCTCATTCGGTGTACTAATGATGGTGGGGGAGAGCACTGTCTAATATGCCGCTCCAAAAAAGTATTAAACtcgttgagatctggtgactgtgaaggcaacagcatatgattcacatcatttgaatcctcatttaaataattcaatttgCCCTCATGCTCTGTATGGatgtatttgcatttgttgtCTCCACTCATTTATACAGGTTTCTTTTTTAGTTTCTAACATGTCTGTAGATACATAATGTAGAGCAGGTCATCCAGTCATTGCAGGGTTGATGGTTTCACTACTGGCTCCTCCTAACAGCATGTTTAAGTGTCCTTGAACAGCACACACCTTTCTTGATGTGCCAGTCTATGAATGTCTGAGTGTGAGGCATTGTAATGCACCATTCACTCCTCTCGGCCTAAAGGCACTATTTAAATGCCGTCCATTAACCACTGACTATAAATGGCATCTTATTTCCCCTCCTGTCCTCCAGGTCTACTCCTGCTTATCAAAGGGCATCTCTGTAGGCCTGGGGATGTTGACATTATCCGGTATCCAACCGTCTTGCAACAAAGTCCTACAGAACCGGGTCTCCAGCTTGTACAGCTCTGGTCTCCACCAACACTACACAGAGGTGGCAGGAGGCACTGGTTGGTCGGGAGAGTTTTCACTCACTCATAATGACTTCCAGGGCTACAGGAATTGGCTGAACACTCTTAAGGACCACCCGAATGTTGTTTCATACCGCCTTAGGCCAATGTATGAGCTGGTGCCAGATGAGATACAGAAGGCAGGGATGAAGGCTGCCATAGAGCAGTACATAGGAGACAACGCCATGAGGAAGTCACCCAGTGAATCATATTGTACCATATATTCCAACTGCTGTCCTAAAAAGGCCTGGAGGGGAACACTGGAGGTGACCATCGTCCGAGCCTGGAATCTGGACGGAGATTATCTTGGCTATAGGCCTACTGACAGGTGAGTAGAGTGAGGTCAGAAATTGAGATGTGAAGGTGGTATATCAAACAACAATATTAATTCATCCGTTGCTTTTACTTGTTTTCTCTTATTCACAGCTATGCTACGATGCAGTACGGTCCCGTCCATCACAGGACTCGTATGATCGAGTCAGACAACCCCAGGTGGAACGCTCGTTATGATCTGGGCATGGTCAGTAAATCTTCTCATTACAGATAAGCTCAAAAGAACACACAAGAGAAAAACTTTAATCCCATAATTCGACCTCAGAGAAGGCTACGGTCGGGTGTAGTTTTTACACTATAGACTATAGAGTTACTATTTCTACCATCTTTGTGTACCTAGAGTagtcaaaaagtaaaaataataaataatggttATACTTAAGGGCCAGttcactcaaattacaaaaaatgtttgtggaTGTGGGTTCCAGACAATCTGTCATTAACATAAAGGTAAGCCCAAATCATCCTACATACAAATAGCAAGAATCCTTGGCCATCCAAACATCTTAAGaccaataacaataataacgatgataatgataataataaaaaacagagcCATAAGTAATACCATGCTAGACACTGATGGTGTCTTTTTTATTGACTTTCCAAACCAAAAATACACAAGCAAAAGtataaggaatggattaaactgtgtgtttgtatgtttgtaacGTAAACTGCAACTAGCTAGCATGCCctgctaactagcttactacctacagctGTAATCAAATATTGCTTCACAAGGGGCATGTCATTAGCTAACTCCTGTATATTATTATGTGGGGTTACAGATTTCATTAGAAATATACCTATTCAGGACAGGAACATCCGCAGCGTGGGAGCCAAGGTGCTAGTATATCAGAGTTTAAAGTAACAATATTGGGTCTGTCCTGCTcgtgttagcattagcttatgCTAGCTGATAAAATTAGCTAGCAGCAGTCAACAAAATCCATAGTCGTCGGcaagaaatgagaagcctgcttttgttcACTTCTGTGTCAAACTGATGAcccatttaaa
Encoded proteins:
- the LOC122873364 gene encoding perforin-1-like, which produces MLSFSAPPLFYLSLLFLSYHSPVLSCWTGNYSQCQSTPFVPGHNLVGEGFDVVTLQRSGAYLIDVKTSLTPAGTCTLCSNPLQGNRLQKLPVSAVDWRVDSQCDTGLHSDVHSSVSSLIDSYTSQDSKDWKVGLNLDKFVSANLEVGGTRSDVYKFATARTREDRYSFSTHRVTCSHYSYSVSGSPPLSSEFKEDLARLPSLYNSYTRAQYSELIHTYGTHYICQVRLGGQIRRVTAIRACLSSLNGFSAYEVYSCLSKGISVGLGMLTLSGIQPSCNKVLQNRVSSLYSSGLHQHYTEVAGGTGWSGEFSLTHNDFQGYRNWLNTLKDHPNVVSYRLRPMYELVPDEIQKAGMKAAIEQYIGDNAMRKSPSESYCTIYSNCCPKKAWRGTLEVTIVRAWNLDGDYLGYRPTDSYATMQYGPVHHRTRMIESDNPRWNARYDLGMVDTHLDLKYEVWDEDWQYDDRLLSCSRPLEQGSWILTCRRGSSGVEVKYTLTCDTHLTGEKCDRYKPSPQ